In Canis lupus dingo isolate Sandy chromosome 1, ASM325472v2, whole genome shotgun sequence, a single genomic region encodes these proteins:
- the LOC112643406 gene encoding 60S ribosomal protein L36a-like: protein MVNVPKTHRTFCKKCDKHQPHKVTQYKKGKDSLYAQGKRRYDRKQRGYGGQTKPIFWKKAKTTKKIVLRLECVEPNCRSKRMLAIKRCKQFDLGGDKRRGQVIQF from the coding sequence ATGGTGAATGTTCCTAAAACCCACCGGACTTTCTGCAAGAAGTGTGACAAGCACCAACCCCACAAAGTGACACAGTACAAGAAAGGCAAAGATTCTCTTTATGCCCAAGGAAAGCGGCGTTATGACAGGAAGCAGAGGGGCTATGGTGGGCAGACTAAGCCGATTTTCTGGAAAAAGGCTAAAACTACAAAGAAGATTGTGCTGAGGCTTGAATGTGTTGAGCCCAACTGCAGATCTAAGAGAATGCTAGCTATTAAGAGATGCAAGCAATTTGACCTAGGAGGAGATAAGAGAAGGGGCCAAGTGATCCAGTTCTAA
- the LOC112643689 gene encoding LOW QUALITY PROTEIN: apoptosis regulatory protein Siva-like (The sequence of the model RefSeq protein was modified relative to this genomic sequence to represent the inferred CDS: inserted 2 bases in 2 codons), translated as MAASERAGDKSERGGAAPLRPEAVPKPGCRFGDAAPLQLKVSVGQRELSRHVCGEQHSREVFEKTEQLLFXGAQAYRAHXWEDGCAIVDLPESPKPGPTEALRAARGQMLSGPDGRLTRSQAQASEADPSGTVTRASSLCVRAVDGKAACGQCERALCGRCVHVCSSCRSVACALCALGDCGDVHESVLCASCALFEA; from the exons tgaaaggggcgGAGCTGCACCGCTCCGGCCGGAGGCCGTGCCCAAGCCGGGCTGTCGCTTCGGAGACGCCGCCCCACTGCAGCTGAAGGTCAGCGTTGGTCAGAGGGAGCTGAGCCGCCACGTGTGTGGCGAGCAGCACTCGCGGGAGGTCTTCGAGAAAACCGAGCAACTCCTTT GAGGGGCCCAGGCCTACAGGGCCC TTTGGGAGGACGGCTGTGCCATTGTTGACCTGCCGGAGTCCCCAAAGCCCGGCCCCACAGAGGCCCTTCGGGCAGCCCGTGGGCAGATGCTGAGTGGACCAGATGGCCGACTGACCAGGAGCCAAGCCCAGGCCTCTGAAGCTGACCCCTCCGGGACAGTGACCAGAGCCTCCTCCTTGTGCGTGCGAGCCGTGGACGGGAAGGCAGCGTGTGGCCAGTGTGAGCGTGCCCTCTGTGGGCGGTGTGTGCACGTCTGCTCCAGTTGCAGGAGCGTGGCCTGCGCCCTGTGTGCCCTCGGGGACTGTGGCGACGTTCACGAGTCGGTGCTCTGTGCCAGCTGCGCCCTGTTCGAGGCCTGA